The Arthrobacter sp. NicSoilC5 genome has a window encoding:
- a CDS encoding prolyl oligopeptidase family serine peptidase — MTTTAADQASVPGSGRDTSGSNSRETAPEPVDENVWLEDIYGEEQLAWVKEQNSRTEDLLEDGGYAELETGILEVLDSTDRIAMVGKRGDWYYNFWKDGQNPKGLWRRTTWESYCTDSPEWDVLLDVDELSRAEGEEWVFHGATFLRPAAGEPYRLALLALSPDGGDANRYREFDVEARGFVDPARGGFDLPTAKGNVSWLDADTLLVASTADGLPKTASSYARTAVTLKRGESLAAAPRLFEVAEDHMMAVAAHDSTPGFERTFAVDYIDFFNRSNFVLRDGSWVQIDVPTDVNVSAHREWLLFRPQQDWIVDGTTYPSGALLAANFEDYLAGSRNLTVLFTPDAHTSLQSWSWTRNFLLLNLLKDVSSEIRVLDPSRPSGGADGGWAATLLDACPPLHDVNAYAVDDEDEGPAHGGAGNDFWLIATGFTTPTTLMRGTLERGSAGTSGVVSRHAVVKTSPSFFADADYQVEQHFAVSDDGTRVPYFQVAPRDLALDGQNPTQLSGYGGFEVSRTPAYSGTVGRAWLERRTTLSDGSDGKAPHSRGGVYVVANIRGGGEYGPAWHRAALKENRHRAYEDFAAVARDLISRGVTSPRRLGCVGGSNGGLLVGNMLTRYPELFRAVSCGVPLLDMRRYTKLSAGHSWIAEYGDPDVPEQWEYIRTFSPYHLLKDAVEYPETFIWTATSDDRVGPVQARKMAARMLAMGIPNVWFHEALEGGHAGASDNRQAAALQARSQHFLWKALAG, encoded by the coding sequence ATGACCACCACAGCAGCTGATCAAGCGTCCGTACCCGGCTCCGGCCGGGACACTTCCGGCAGCAACTCCCGGGAAACCGCGCCGGAACCCGTCGACGAGAACGTGTGGCTGGAGGACATCTACGGCGAGGAACAGCTGGCCTGGGTCAAGGAGCAAAACTCCCGCACCGAGGACCTGCTGGAGGACGGCGGCTACGCGGAACTGGAAACCGGCATCCTGGAAGTACTGGACTCCACGGACCGGATCGCCATGGTGGGCAAGCGCGGCGACTGGTACTACAACTTCTGGAAGGACGGGCAGAACCCCAAGGGCCTGTGGCGGCGGACCACCTGGGAAAGCTACTGCACCGACTCCCCGGAATGGGACGTGCTGCTGGACGTGGACGAACTGTCCCGCGCCGAAGGCGAGGAGTGGGTGTTCCACGGCGCCACGTTCCTGCGCCCCGCAGCCGGGGAGCCCTACCGCCTGGCGCTGCTTGCCCTCTCCCCCGACGGCGGCGACGCCAACCGCTACCGCGAGTTCGACGTCGAGGCGCGCGGCTTCGTGGACCCCGCCCGCGGCGGGTTTGACCTCCCGACAGCGAAGGGCAACGTGTCCTGGCTGGATGCCGATACGCTGCTGGTTGCTTCCACCGCGGACGGGCTGCCCAAGACAGCGTCCTCCTACGCGCGGACGGCGGTGACGCTCAAGCGCGGAGAGTCCCTGGCAGCGGCTCCGCGCCTCTTCGAGGTAGCGGAAGACCACATGATGGCCGTGGCGGCCCATGACTCCACGCCCGGCTTTGAGCGGACTTTCGCCGTGGACTACATCGACTTCTTCAACCGCTCCAACTTTGTGCTGCGGGACGGATCCTGGGTACAGATCGACGTTCCCACCGACGTCAACGTCAGCGCCCACCGGGAATGGCTGCTCTTCCGTCCGCAGCAGGACTGGATTGTGGACGGCACCACGTATCCTTCCGGGGCCCTGCTCGCCGCCAACTTCGAGGACTACCTCGCCGGCAGCCGCAATCTCACGGTCCTGTTCACCCCCGACGCGCACACGTCCCTGCAGTCCTGGAGCTGGACCCGGAACTTCCTCCTGCTCAACCTGCTCAAGGACGTCTCCTCCGAGATCCGGGTCCTGGACCCGTCCCGGCCGTCCGGCGGCGCGGACGGCGGCTGGGCGGCCACGCTCCTGGACGCCTGCCCGCCGCTGCACGATGTGAACGCCTACGCCGTGGATGACGAGGACGAGGGGCCGGCGCACGGCGGCGCGGGCAATGACTTCTGGCTCATCGCCACGGGTTTCACCACCCCCACCACCCTGATGCGCGGCACCCTGGAACGCGGAAGCGCCGGGACGTCCGGCGTGGTGAGCCGGCATGCAGTGGTCAAGACCTCGCCATCGTTCTTTGCCGACGCTGACTACCAGGTGGAGCAGCACTTTGCCGTGTCCGACGACGGCACCCGGGTCCCATATTTCCAGGTTGCTCCGCGGGACCTGGCTTTGGACGGGCAGAACCCCACCCAGCTGTCCGGCTACGGCGGATTCGAGGTGTCCCGGACGCCCGCCTACAGCGGCACCGTGGGCAGGGCATGGCTGGAGCGGCGGACCACGCTCTCGGACGGCAGCGACGGGAAGGCCCCCCACTCGCGCGGCGGGGTGTATGTGGTGGCGAACATCCGCGGAGGCGGCGAATACGGGCCGGCCTGGCACCGTGCCGCGCTGAAGGAAAACCGGCACCGCGCCTACGAGGACTTCGCAGCCGTGGCACGGGACCTCATCTCCCGCGGGGTCACCTCGCCGCGGCGGCTGGGCTGCGTGGGCGGATCCAACGGCGGACTCCTGGTGGGGAACATGCTCACCCGGTATCCGGAACTGTTCCGGGCCGTCTCCTGCGGCGTTCCCCTGCTGGACATGCGCCGCTACACCAAGCTCTCCGCCGGGCACTCGTGGATTGCCGAGTACGGGGACCCGGACGTTCCCGAGCAGTGGGAGTACATCAGGACCTTCTCGCCCTACCACCTGCTCAAGGACGCGGTGGAGTACCCGGAGACGTTCATCTGGACCGCGACCTCGGACGACCGGGTAGGCCCCGTGCAGGCACGGAAGATGGCCGCCCGGATGCTTGCCATGGGCATCCCGAACGTGTGGTTCCACGAGGCCCTGGAGGGTGGCCACGCCGGCGCCTCCGATAACCGGCAGGCCGCTGCCCTGCAGGCGCGCAGCCAGCACTTCCTGTGGAAAGCGCTGGCAGGCTGA
- a CDS encoding FAD/NAD(P)-binding protein, giving the protein MEISQSNRAVIIGGGPRGTSVLERLLAHTAVAGNPKTGLHIDVVDPCPAGPGHVWQPGQSRLFLMNTQSFYPTLVPEDPALPAPVAGTTFDQWRARQQRDPLPALTAGDRAELAVLGSNDFPSRALYGRYLRCTVEELLGTAPDGVTIEFHETTAVSVRPAGDGMFDVGLATGEGIRAHSVVLALGHIPSRLNPEQRELQAAAGQLGLQYFPPAVPADVDWSLIPAGEPVLVRGMGLNFFDTMGQLTEGRGGKFVSNGASLEYEPSGQEPLIIAASRRGTPYRAKAALDGYYASSITLRYLTEAAIERLAKAGIRPSFDHDLWPLLHRDALWAYYSTLVRSQPGAVPDAPAFLAALEEALQPHAHSVANWEDGVESVLAVHVGPRHRLDLPGLAAPLAGRSFDSRRGHDAAVVEFLLDDARRSALGEDDPVKMAIAALHHGRAVLKTAVADGGITDESWVAGLRGWFESFVEGLASGPPALRSEQLAALARAGVVSFVGPDPKFRVDRKAAMFTAASPWVSGPPATARTMVEALAPGNRVSANDSPVLEQLLADGLVRPKLMMTAEGAPIESTGLDVEAHPYRPVAANGSVTEGLFVLGLQLSSAQWGTAIAAEAVQPGGPAYRSGQRTLRDADEIAAAILRRA; this is encoded by the coding sequence GTGGAAATATCGCAGAGCAACCGGGCCGTCATCATTGGTGGCGGTCCCCGCGGCACCAGCGTGCTGGAGCGGCTGCTCGCCCACACCGCCGTCGCCGGCAACCCGAAAACCGGCCTGCACATCGACGTCGTGGACCCGTGCCCGGCAGGCCCTGGACATGTGTGGCAACCGGGCCAGTCCCGGCTGTTCCTCATGAACACCCAGTCCTTCTACCCCACCCTGGTTCCCGAGGACCCTGCCCTTCCCGCTCCTGTTGCCGGCACCACGTTCGACCAGTGGCGGGCCAGGCAGCAGCGGGACCCGTTGCCGGCCCTCACCGCGGGGGACCGGGCGGAGCTGGCGGTACTGGGATCAAATGATTTTCCCAGCCGCGCCCTCTACGGACGCTACCTGCGCTGCACAGTGGAGGAATTGCTGGGCACGGCCCCCGACGGCGTCACCATCGAATTCCACGAAACGACCGCTGTGTCGGTGCGTCCCGCGGGGGACGGAATGTTCGACGTCGGCCTGGCCACCGGGGAGGGCATCCGCGCCCATTCCGTGGTGCTGGCCCTGGGGCACATCCCCTCCCGGCTGAATCCTGAACAGCGGGAGCTCCAGGCCGCCGCCGGACAACTGGGCCTGCAGTACTTTCCCCCCGCCGTCCCGGCGGACGTGGACTGGTCCCTGATCCCCGCCGGCGAGCCGGTCCTGGTCCGCGGCATGGGCCTGAACTTCTTCGACACCATGGGCCAGCTCACCGAAGGCCGCGGCGGCAAGTTCGTGTCCAACGGCGCAAGCCTGGAGTACGAACCGTCCGGCCAGGAACCCCTGATCATCGCAGCGTCCCGGCGCGGGACCCCGTACCGTGCCAAGGCGGCACTGGACGGCTACTACGCCTCCTCCATCACGCTCCGCTACCTCACCGAGGCCGCCATCGAGCGGCTGGCGAAGGCCGGGATCCGCCCTTCGTTCGACCATGACCTGTGGCCGCTGCTGCACCGCGACGCGCTGTGGGCCTACTACTCGACGCTGGTGCGCTCGCAGCCCGGCGCAGTGCCCGACGCGCCCGCATTCCTCGCAGCGCTGGAGGAAGCCCTGCAGCCGCACGCGCACAGCGTCGCGAACTGGGAGGACGGCGTTGAGAGCGTCCTGGCCGTCCACGTGGGTCCCCGGCACCGCCTGGACCTGCCCGGGCTCGCGGCTCCACTGGCAGGCCGTTCGTTCGATTCCCGCAGGGGCCACGACGCCGCCGTGGTGGAGTTCCTGCTCGACGATGCGCGCCGGTCTGCCCTGGGCGAGGACGATCCGGTCAAAATGGCCATCGCCGCGCTGCACCACGGGCGCGCCGTCCTGAAGACGGCAGTGGCCGACGGCGGCATCACCGACGAGTCATGGGTCGCCGGCCTGCGTGGCTGGTTCGAATCGTTCGTGGAGGGCCTGGCCAGCGGACCGCCGGCGCTGCGCTCCGAACAGCTCGCCGCCCTGGCTAGGGCCGGGGTGGTCAGCTTTGTTGGGCCGGACCCGAAATTCCGGGTGGACCGGAAGGCGGCCATGTTCACCGCTGCTTCGCCGTGGGTTTCCGGGCCGCCCGCCACGGCCCGGACCATGGTGGAAGCGCTGGCCCCCGGAAACCGGGTCTCGGCCAACGATTCACCGGTACTGGAGCAGCTGCTGGCCGATGGGCTGGTGCGGCCCAAGCTCATGATGACCGCCGAAGGTGCCCCCATCGAGTCCACCGGCCTGGACGTGGAGGCGCACCCGTACCGCCCGGTTGCGGCCAACGGGTCAGTGACCGAGGGCCTGTTTGTGCTGGGGCTGCAGTTGTCGTCAGCGCAGTGGGGCACCGCCATCGCCGCCGAGGCCGTCCAGCCCGGCGGCCCCGCGTACCGCAGTGGCCAGCGCACGCTCCGCGATGCGGACGAGATCGCAGCCGCCATCCTTCGCCGGGCTTAA